In the genome of Verrucomicrobiia bacterium, one region contains:
- a CDS encoding F0F1 ATP synthase subunit delta, with product MKISKQSRREGKLLFNACRLNGVLDEGRVRQALAEVVARKPRGYVATLHHFHRLVKLDLARRTAVVESAAPLAASIQDSVRSHLTSRHGAGLDLSFKVNPGVIGGLKVRVGSDIYDGTVAGRLAALEASL from the coding sequence ATGAAGATCAGCAAACAATCCCGGCGCGAAGGCAAGTTGTTGTTCAACGCCTGCCGCCTCAATGGCGTCCTTGATGAAGGCAGGGTGCGCCAGGCCTTGGCCGAAGTGGTGGCGCGCAAGCCGCGCGGTTACGTGGCGACGCTGCATCATTTTCACCGGCTGGTGAAACTGGACCTGGCGCGGCGCACGGCCGTCGTGGAGAGCGCCGCTCCCCTGGCGGCGTCCATTCAGGACAGCGTGCGGTCGCACCTGACCAGCCGCCACGGTGCGGGGCTCGATCTTTCGTTCAAGGTGAATCCGGGGGTGATCGGCGGCCTGAAGGTCCGCGTGGGCAGCGATATTTATGATGGCACCGTGGCCGGGCGCCTGGCCGCGTTGGAAGCAAGTTTATAA